The genomic region GAATTGCAGAGCAGCTGACTAATGGGACAGGTGCAGATATTGCGAGAATCGAAACAGCAGAGCCATACAGCGGCAGTCATGAAGATGTGGTTGAACAGGGAAAAAGAGAGGTAGAGGCAGGCTTTATGCCTCAGATCAATCCGATATCTGTAAATCTTGCTGATTATGATGTGATTGCTATCGGAACTCCAACGTGGTGGTATACGATGGCACCTGCAGTGCTTACATTTTTGACAACAAATGATTTTACAGGAAAGACAGTGATTCCATTTATGACAAATGGTGGATGGCCGGGGCATGTTATAAAAGATATGAAGGAAAATTGTAAAGGAGCTGCCTTTGCACATGAAATGCAGATTCAGTTTGATTCCAAAGGAAAAGATCATCTGGAAACTTCAGAAGAGGTGATTACAGAATGGATTGGGCAGATAAATACTGATATAAACAAATAACCATAAGGAGAGATAAAACAATGAGAAAAAATTTTGGAGCAAAGCCATTTTTATATCCACAACCGGTTATGATTCTGGGAACCTATGATGAAAATGGAAAGGCAAATGCAATGAACGCTGCATGGGGCGGAATTGTAGGTGCAAATGAGATTATTGTAGATTTGTCTGCCCATAAGACAACAGACAATATTATAAAAAATAAGGCTTTTACAGTAGGGGTGGCAGATCTTGAACATCTGGTTGCCTGCGATTATGTGGGAATTGTTTCTGCAAATAAAGAAGCAGATAAGATGAAAAAAGCAGGCTTTACTACAACGAAAGGTGAATTTGTAAATGCACCAATCATCAATGAACTTCCATTGACTCTTGAGTGTGAACTTGTAAAAGTCATTGATGGCAGCAAGTATCTTGCGGAAATTAAAAATGTAAGTGCAGATGAGAAATATCTCGGTGATGACGGAGAAATTGATCTTAGTAAGTTTACACCAATTACATATGATCCGGTACATCACGGATATTACAGACTTGGAGAACGTGTGGGAAATGCTTTTAAGGATGGAGCAAAGTTAAAATAAGGACAGGTGATTAAAGTGAAAAAAATTGTACAGACAGCAGGAAGAAACGCACTGAATGAATTTGCACCACAGTTTGCACATTTTAATGATGATGTTTTGTTTGGAGAAAACTGGAATAATCAGGATATTGATGTAAAGACAAGATGTATTATAACAGTCACAGCACTTATCGCTTCAGGAATGATTAATACATCTTTAGTACATCATTTTGAAAATGCAAAAGCTCATGGAGTGACTCAGAAAGAAATTGCAGCCGTGATTACCCATATAGCATTTTATGCAGGGTGGCCAAAAGGATGGGCGGCATTCAATCTTGCAAAAGATGTCTGGAGTATAGACGAAGGTGATCTTTCATATGAAGATGAAGCAATGAGAGCTCATGCTAAAAAGATGATATTCCCGATTGGAGAGCCAAATGATAAATTTGCACAATATTTTACAGGGAAAAGTTTTTTGGCTCCTGTGTCTACGTCACAGGTTGGAATTTTCAATGTGACTTTTGAACCTGGTTGCAGGAATAACTGGCATATTCATCATGCAAAAAGCGGAGGCGGACAGATTCTTATCTGCATTGCAGGACGTGGATACTATCAGGAAGAAGGAAAAGAAGCAGTAGAAATGAAACCTGGAGATTGTGTCAATATTCCGGCAGAAGTAAAACACTGGCATGGAGCAGCACCAGATGAATGGTTTTCACATCTGGCAATTGAAGTACCGGGAGAAGAAACATCATCCGAATGGTGTGAAATAGTAACGGATGAGATATATGGAAAACTGAAATAAGTACTTAAGTCCAATGTGAAATTTACTTTTTTATTTAACGGAAGAATATAGATAAGAACTAAGACTTGACAAAATCAAACCAATACTCTATATTTAGCAGCGGAGATTCTATACCCAAAAACAGAAAACGTGAATGCGCAAATGAAGCTCAAACCCTTGTGGTTTGGGCTTTTTCTAATTTTGATAGAAACTTGAGAACAATAATTTTCAAAAAGTCAATTATCAATTTGTAATGTTTTTTGAAGGAAAAAGTTTACAAAAGCATTTAGGCAATATTTACAAATTTTTTGAAAAAGGAATAGCTTCGCAAGAGTAACAGAGTGGCAATCGAGTAATATCGGTTGCTTTTTTGTTGCCCAATTTTAGAAATTGTCGATTGCCCCAGGAAGAATGATTTCTAAAAATTACAAATTTGAAAAGAAATGGAGGAAAAGAAAAGTGAAAGAGTATTCAAAAGGAATTTATGTAAAATTCAAACCGGAAGAGGTGGAGATACTGCATAATCGAATGAAGGAAGCTGGAGTTCAAAACATGAGTGCATATATCAGAAAGATGGCATTGAACGGATATGTGATTATTCCTGAGTGGCCGGATTTGAATCAGGTAATATCCTTGCATTCAAGGATTAGTAATAATCTCAATCAGTATGCAAGGAAAGCAAATGAAACCGGAAAATTGTACGAAGAGGATATTGCAGAAATAAAGCAGATGCATAATGAACAAACAAAGTTTCTGAAAAAAACACTTGAGGCAGTAATGTATCTTTATGAGGAAGATTCAAAGAAGAAAAAGTGATTTTATGGTAAAGCGTCAGCTTGGCTCTGCGGCTTATCCGCAGTTCAAGTGGATTGGGGTGCAAGACGTCCGGTGGACGTCTGCTCTGCACGGACCGGAGTGGAACGGAGATCTTCCCCAACAAGCAAAAATGCGCCGGGTATATACCGGAGCACTGCTTGCCAATTTGTAAAAAGCGAAAAGAAAGGATCAAGTTTATGAGAGATTTAGAAAAGGTATAGGTGCCTGCGCAAACTGGAAATAGGAAACCATTGTCTTTCATAAATGATACGAGTTCCTTGGTAGGCTTATTTGCAAGAGACACCTTGGAATGCCTTAAGTACATCAGACAGCTTAAAGAAAAAAATGTGCCTGTATTTTTTGAAAAAGAGAATATATCAATACTTTAGATGCTAAAGGCGAGGTACACCTTGTAGCAATGCAGGGTGTTTTTGTCGTTTATAGAAAATTTACAAAATATCAACCAAATGGTTTATAATGTAATAAGTTGAGGTGCGTTTTAGACATGGAGGATTAAGATGAAAACATCCGATATGATTAAAGAATTATGTAATAAAAAGAATATAAGCGTTTCAGAACTTGCCAGACGGATAGGTCAGACTCCACAGAACTTTGGTAAGAAACTGAAACGAGATACAGTTACTCTTGTATTATGAAAATCCATTGTATATATTTACCTGCTATGAAGAAAATAAAATGATATAAGACAGAAAATAATTGCTCCCACTTGCAAAATCCCCCCACACCCTGTATCATTTCAAAAGGAACAAAACGAAATAACAAGGAGTGGGTTTCATTGACAAAAGTCAGGAAAAAACCAAAGAAGAATATAACGAAAAACATAAATAAAAAATCATTCATACAAAATACACTAAACATCGCAGAAAAACTGGACAACGAGATGGTAGCATTCTTAGACACAGAATTCCTGACATCTCAGGTAAAGGGTGGACCGCCGGCCAAGCTTGTGTCGGTTGGGTTTGTAGTCTGTGGGAAGAATTTTGAAGAAGTAACAAGATTTCATTCCTATATTTATGCAGAAGACAAACTGCATGACCGGTTCCAGGAGATGACCGGTATTGAGAGAAAAGATCTCTTAAGTGCCCCGGATTATGAACTTGTGATGGAAGAAGTCGCAGAGCAGTTGGAAGCGTGGGAGGTATCAAGGGTCTATGTATGGGGACCGGATAAGTACGTGATACAGAGAGATCTTCTGGAATACCGCAAGGATGCATCGAAACGGACCAAAAAGATCGTGAACCGTATCCTTCGTATGATCAAAGATATAGAAGATATCTATTCGGCGAAACTGGATCTGCAGAGTGCCGGGATCGGAAGTCTGAAGATCCTTTGTGGGCTGGGAACGGAAGTCAGTCATAATGCACTGGATGATGCGGTAGATCTGAAGAATATCATTAAGCACATTGATCTGGAAGGATGTTCGGAGCATATGTTGCAGATCATGAAAAAGTATACGGCTGAGAAGGAAGTGTACTACAGACAGCGCAGATTCCGTGAAAAATGGGAAGATGTATCAGAAGAAATTCAGGAAAAGACGCTTGGTCTGCTGAAAGAGCTTGGAAAGGTAGATACAGTAGAAGCAAGAGCACTCAGGGATGACCTTATGGTCATGTGTACCGGAGAAGCCATATCATTTCCGACATTGGAAGAATATATCCGGAAAGAAGAAAAAGAATAAAATAAAAAGAATATTTATCGGTTGACCTGTATATCATGGTAATAAAATAAAAAGAAGTATTACAAACTTTAATAGTGAAATAACACAAAATAATACTAAAACAAAGATTACATTTTAGAAATAGTGTAAAAAAGAAGAAACTAATTCGTGATAAAAACGATAAATCAACAAAATTAACAGACAATTTTAAGCAAAATTGCAGATTGACGGAAATCAGTAAAACAGTTAGAATAATCACAAGTTCATAAAGAACAAGACAGACAAAGGCGTCGCGGTTCACATACCTGCGTCGCCTTTTCGTATGCTAAAGCTTTTTTGTATTTCATTTATCTGAAATATAAGAAACTATTTTCTAATTCATCCCGGGTAGGTTAGAAGGTCTGTCGGACGGAAGTGCAAGGGCGCATTACAAAAATTATTTGTAATGTGCCCTTACATTTTCAGTTATTATAGGATCCAAAGAAAACTGTCTTATAGCAGATTTCAAAAATGGAACAGTAAGGAGGACCACAATTATGAAAAAGAAATTAGTAGCAGTTATGATGTGTGCAGCAATGGTGGCAATGCTTGGCGTAGGATGTGGAAGTAAATCAAGTGATGATTCTTCATCCAAATCCGAGACCAAGAAAACTCTGACAGAAGATGATATCAAAGACAGCATGAAAGGTGTAAAACTGAAAGTCGGAACAACCGGACTTTTCGGACCATTTTCTTATTATGATGAAGATGGAAAGACATTGATAGGATATGATCTGGATCTGATAAATGATTTGCAGGACCTGTTAGGATTTGAGATTGACGGAGGCATTCAGGCAATGGATTATTCGGCTCTCACAACCTCACTTGCAGAAAACAAACTGGATATGGGAGCTGCAGCACTTTGTGCAACAGATGAAAGAAAAGAAGTTATGAAGTTCTCAGATATCTATTGTGATTCCGGCCAGGTTGTTATGGTAAATAAATCAAATGACGAAGGAATCAAGAGTGTTGATGACCTGAAAGGCAAGAAAGTAGCCGTAGAAAAAGGAACAGCTTCTCATACGTATGCATCTAAGAACCTTTCCGATGCAGATCTGGAAGTACATGATACGATCACAACCGCATACGAATCTCTGGAACAGAAGAAAGTAGATGCAGTTATTCAGGACGGACCTGGAGCAAACTTCTATATAAAGACAACACCGGACAGCAATCTTGAAGTCGTAGGAGATGAATTCAATCAGGGCCAGGCACCATATTGTGTAGCAATTTCCAAAGAATGCAAATATTACGATGAGATCAATGCGGCTGTAAAAGTACTGATCAAAAATGGTACAACAGATGAATTGTATGCAAAATGGTGCGAATAGATCTTATGGATTATATTTGAAATGAACGAAAAAAACAACAGATAGGAAGAGATAGTATATGGATATGAAATTTTTGGATGTTTTACTCCCGATGATGTTTGAAGGATTAAAACTAACAGTATTGATCGCTGTAGTAGGTATCGGTATCGGATTCCTGATCGGAAGTCTCTGTGGATATTTATTACAGTCTAAGTATAAAGTAGGAAAAGCAATCGCTGAGGTTTACATTTGGATTATCAGAGCAACACCACTTATGGTGCAGGCACTTTACGGATATTTCGTAATTCCCAAATTGGTCGGCGTAGATATCAGCAGTACGATCGTCGGAATTGGGGTTATTGCATTGAACTCCGGAGCATTTATTTCTGAGATCGTCAAAGGAGCACTGATGGGAATTGATCCGGGACAGAAAGAAGCCGGAGCATCTCTTGGACTTACCAGTTCACAGACGATGCTCCACCTGATCATTCCTCCGGCATTCAAATCCGCCTTACCGGCCCTCTTTAACCAGTTTATTACATCCGTAAAGGATACGGCATTATTATCAGCCATTGCGGTAAATGAGATCACACATCAGGCACAGGCATATGCAGCTTTAAGCTTTAAAGCAATTCCTACATATACCGCATTGGCAGTGTTCTACTTGATAATACTTTCTATATTGATAATTGTTCAGAAACAGATTGAAAGAAAAATGAGGTGATTGATATGATTAAAATTAGCCATTTATCAAAGAAATTCGGAAACCTGGAAGTATTAAAAGATATCAACCTTGATATCGAGGAAGGAGAAGTTGTATGTATCATCGGACCATCCGGTTCCGGAAAAAGTACCTTCCTTCGATGCATCAACCAGTTGGAGAGTCCATCCGGAGGAATTGTAGAATACGAAGGAAAGAACCTGTTAGATAAGAAATGTGACATTCGTAAATTCCGTGAAGAGGTTGGTATGGTATTTCAGAGATTCAATCTGTTCCCATTAAAGACGGTTGCGGAGAATGTTATGATGGCACCGGTTCTTACCAAACATATGAACAAAGAAGAAGCGCATGAAAAAGCGCTGGAACTTTTGGATAAAGTCGGATTAAAAGATAAAGCAGATGTCTATCCAAGTACACTTTCCGGAGGACAGCAGCAGCGAGTTGCCATAGCAAGAGCACTTGCAATGGAACCGAAAGCACTTCTTTTTGATGAACCGACATCCGCACTGGATCCGGAACTGGTAGGTGATGTACTGGATGTTATGAAATCCCTGGCAAAAGAAGGAATGACGATGATCGTTGTGACACATGAGATGGGATTTGCCCGTGATGTGGCAGACAGAGTTATCTTCATGGCTGATGGATATGTAGTAGAAGAAGGAAAGCCAGAACGCATCTTTACAGCTCCGAAAGAGAGAAGAACACAGACCTTCCTGTCACGTATTCTTCCGGCAACTGCATAGAATACAGATTAGAAAATCAATAACAGAGACGCTTAACTAAATATTGATATACTATCCTTTTGAGGGGCAGGGTGACCTGCCCTTCTCGGTTTGTGTATAATAAAATTCTATATTGACAGAAAAAAATAGTTGTACTAACATCCAAGTAGTTGATGGTACAACTATTTTTGAGCGCGTTGTACTGGAGATCAAAGAATGAAAGACGTGCAGGATTTTCAGATTGAATGGAGGGTCTTGCTTGCCGTGACAATTTCGGGCCTGATCTATAATCTGGGACTTCTTGCGGGTCCCTGGTTTGAAGGAAAGATGACCGGATGTCTGGTAGATATTTTAAAAGGAACAAAGCAGTCTGGCGTTATGCTGTATCTGGTAACTGATTATGTGGCGGTGATAGCGGCGGTTGCAGGGCCGGCTATCTTACTGCTTGATGAAATTACGGCTAATCTGGATGCCGAGACAGAACAGAATGTATTAATGGCGTTAAAGAAAGTTTCGAAGGACAGGACGGTGATATCTATTTCACACAGAATGACTGCTTCGATGGGACGTACGATTTTTATATCATAGTATGCAATAGAACAGACAAACCAGATAAAAGAGAGGAATACAGGGGAAAATGACAAAGGGGAAACCACAGACAACAAAAAACAATACGGCACAGGAGAATCTGACAGAGCGGTTGGAACGAAAAGAGACAGTGAGGGGAACTGCACTTACCATTGCAGGAGGGTTCTTGTGGGGGATTGCCGGAGTATTTGGAAAATACACATTTGAGTACAAAGGAGTGACTGCAACGTGGATCGTGAATGTACGTCTGATCATTGCAGGGATCATATTATTGACCAGAGCGTATATGGTGCAGAAGGACGGAATATTCCGTATCTGGAAAAATAAGCGGCATGTGCTCAGGATGCTGGTATATGGAGTGATTGGTATCGCCGGATGTCAGATGACGTATTATCTGGCGGTGGAAGATTCCAATGCGGGAATTGCAACTGTTCTGCAGTATACGGCGCCGGTAATGATTATGGTACTTCTTGCACTTAAGAACTGGAAACTTCCGGGAAAAAATGAAATCCTTGCCCTGATCCTTGCATTTGGCGGAACGGTATTGCTGGCAACACATGGTAATCTGACTCAGTTAAGTGTATCGAAAACGACATTGATATTCGGTCTTTCATCGGCAGTCGCAACGATATTCTATAATCTGGTTCCGGGGAATCTGATGGATATCTATGGAACATTTCCGATGGTTGGCTGGGGTATGCTGATCAGTGGAATCGGTCTGACACCATTTGTGCGGCCATGGACGCTGGTGGAAGATATTACCTGGGACTGGCAATGTATTGGCTGTATTGTAGTTGTGATTATTTTCGGTACAGTGATGTCTTTTAGCTGTTATATGGAAGGCGTACGGCTGATCGGTGGTTCCAAGGCAAGTCTGCTCGCATCGGTAGAGCCGTTAACAGCGACAGCAATGTCCGTGATTTTTATGCATGTGGCATTTTCCGGAATGGATCTGGCAGGATTTGTCGGAATCATTGCCGGTGTGATCATATTGTCACTTCCAAAGAAGAAATAAGAGAAAGATTGTTTAACGCAGTACTATGATGAAAGAAACTGTCTTTTAATTAACAAATATAAATGATGCATAAATGCATAAAAATAGAATAAAATGTATAAAATTGGGAGGAAAAACAAAAAACATTCGTCTATAATTGCATCTATATATTGATTTTCATAAATAATTGTGATAAAATTAACGAATAATAAAGGAATACGGAGGGTATAATATGTTAAACGGTTTAAACAACATTGTAAACTTCCTGAATGGTTACATCTGGGGTGTAGGAATGTTGGTACTGATTGTAGGAAGCGGTTTATATTTTACAATCAGACTGCATGGTTTCCAGTTTGTACATTTTAAGGATATGTGGAGCAGAATTATTGACAAACAGGATTCTGACTCGGGAATTTCGGCATTCGGTTCGTTCTGTACGACTATGGCAATGCGTGTCGGTACAGGAAACGTAGCCGGAGTTGCGGTAGCAATTTACATGGGAGGTCCGGGAGCATTGTTCTGGATGATCCTTGCAGGTATGACGAACTCAGCAGTATGCTTCGCAGAGTGTACACTGGCAGTTCTGTATAAGACACGTATTGACGGCCAGTATCGTGGTGGTGGAGCTTATTGTGCAGAGAGAGGTCTTGGATGGAAGAAATATGGTACATTTATGGCCCTGATTCTTATGATCGGAACTTCTGTATTCATGCCGGCAGCAGCTACATATACAATCTGTGACGGATTCCATAATGCGATCAAGATTCCGATGTGGGTAAGTGCATTGATCATTGCATTGATTCTTGCAGTAGTAGTTATCGGTGGTGTAAAACGTATCAGTGCGATCGCATCTATGATCGTACCATTCATGGTAACGGTATATCTGATCGCAGCAGTTGTAATTATTGTTATGAACATTACAGCAGTACCGGCACTGATCAAAACAGTTGTAACAGCAGCATTTGCCAAGAATGCAGTATTTGGTGGAACAATCGGTGTGATCATCCAGCAGGGTGTTAAGAGAGGTACATTCTCAAGTGCATCTGGTATGGGTGAAGCATCTCCTACAGCAGCAGCGGCAGAGACAAGCCATCCGGTAAAACAGGGTATGGCCAATGCAGCAGGTGTATGGCTTGATACAGTTATCGTCTGTACTGCATCAGGACTTATGATTCTGTTAACAGACTGCTTTAATACAGCAGGCGGATATGTCGGAAGTGGCTCTACAGAACTTCCTGCACTCGCAGCAGCAGGAACGAACGGAGTTATCTTCGTACAGTTAGCATGTAAGACAGTTATGGGCAAGATCGCTCCTACATTTATTGCGATTATGTTAGCACTGTTCTCATTCACATGTCTGATCAGTTACTACTATGAAGCAGAGACAGCAGCTATGTATCTGTTCCAGGGTGAATCAAAAGCAAAAGTACGTAAAGTTGTTACATGGATCATGAGAATTGCAATGCCTGTTCTGATCTTCATCTGGGGTAACCTGGAATCAGATATCGCATGGAACTTATCAGACCTGGCACTTGGAAGTTGTACATGGGTAAATATGTTGATCGTGCTTCTGTTATCACCAAAGGTAATCGCACTTTATAAAGATTACGAAGAACAGATGAAAGCGAAGAAAGATCCATATTACAATCCGGATAAAATCTCATGGTCCGGAGTTGATAAAGAGATGTGGAAAGATATCAATAAGAAATATATTGAGAATGATAAATAAATCTTGAAAAAAAGGCCCCCGGGAGATGTTTTGGTATGCTCCCTGTCAAGAGGACAATAAAAAATAATAAATTTTTGTATCGTCAGCCATGCTATGGCTGGCGATATTTTATGCTGCTTTTGTATATTGCTCATGATATTTCATTGGTGTCATTACATGCAGTTTTCTTTGAAGTCGTTGGTTGTTGTAGTAATCTATGTAATTAGCTATCGCAGTAATCAAAGAGCTTCTGTCATTAAAACGCTGTTTATAATACATTTCTCGTTTTAGAATTCCCCAAAACCCTTCCATTGGTCCATTGTCAATACAGTGGGCAACTCTAGACATACTCTGCTTCATATGATGTTTTTTTAATCTAGTATAAAACTGTGCGCTTGTATATTGAAAGCCTCGATCAGAATGAACTAATGGGTGTGCATCTGGCTCCTGACGAACAGCCTCATCAAACGTGTCCATAACTAATGGATTATCATTATGATCGCTGATTTTAAAGGAAACAATCCTTCTATCATATAAATCTAAAATAGCACTCAGATAAACTTTATGAACTTCTATTCCGTTGTAGTATTTAAATTCAGAAACATCTGTAAGCCACTTTTCATTCGGTTTTTCGGCGTGAAATTCACGGTGTAAATAGTTTTTTGCTATGTGATCAGGATTTCTGTCTCCTCTGGTACAACTCTTAGGTTTCCATTTAATATTTGATTTTATATCGTATTTCCTACAAATACGAAGTACTCGTTTATCATTCACATGAATTCCTTTATGTCCATCTAATTCATCACGAATCCTTCGGTATCCCATATCTGGATGCTGGTGATGAATCCTTTGGATTTCAGTGGATAGTCTTTCGTTTCGAAGTTCATTATTAC from Dorea longicatena harbors:
- a CDS encoding flavodoxin, producing the protein MKKMLVVYYSWSNGNTKRIAEQLTNGTGADIARIETAEPYSGSHEDVVEQGKREVEAGFMPQINPISVNLADYDVIAIGTPTWWYTMAPAVLTFLTTNDFTGKTVIPFMTNGGWPGHVIKDMKENCKGAAFAHEMQIQFDSKGKDHLETSEEVITEWIGQINTDINK
- a CDS encoding flavin reductase family protein gives rise to the protein MRKNFGAKPFLYPQPVMILGTYDENGKANAMNAAWGGIVGANEIIVDLSAHKTTDNIIKNKAFTVGVADLEHLVACDYVGIVSANKEADKMKKAGFTTTKGEFVNAPIINELPLTLECELVKVIDGSKYLAEIKNVSADEKYLGDDGEIDLSKFTPITYDPVHHGYYRLGERVGNAFKDGAKLK
- a CDS encoding carboxymuconolactone decarboxylase family protein, giving the protein MKKIVQTAGRNALNEFAPQFAHFNDDVLFGENWNNQDIDVKTRCIITVTALIASGMINTSLVHHFENAKAHGVTQKEIAAVITHIAFYAGWPKGWAAFNLAKDVWSIDEGDLSYEDEAMRAHAKKMIFPIGEPNDKFAQYFTGKSFLAPVSTSQVGIFNVTFEPGCRNNWHIHHAKSGGGQILICIAGRGYYQEEGKEAVEMKPGDCVNIPAEVKHWHGAAPDEWFSHLAIEVPGEETSSEWCEIVTDEIYGKLK
- a CDS encoding plasmid mobilization protein, which codes for MISKNYKFEKKWRKRKVKEYSKGIYVKFKPEEVEILHNRMKEAGVQNMSAYIRKMALNGYVIIPEWPDLNQVISLHSRISNNLNQYARKANETGKLYEEDIAEIKQMHNEQTKFLKKTLEAVMYLYEEDSKKKK
- a CDS encoding exonuclease domain-containing protein; protein product: MTKVRKKPKKNITKNINKKSFIQNTLNIAEKLDNEMVAFLDTEFLTSQVKGGPPAKLVSVGFVVCGKNFEEVTRFHSYIYAEDKLHDRFQEMTGIERKDLLSAPDYELVMEEVAEQLEAWEVSRVYVWGPDKYVIQRDLLEYRKDASKRTKKIVNRILRMIKDIEDIYSAKLDLQSAGIGSLKILCGLGTEVSHNALDDAVDLKNIIKHIDLEGCSEHMLQIMKKYTAEKEVYYRQRRFREKWEDVSEEIQEKTLGLLKELGKVDTVEARALRDDLMVMCTGEAISFPTLEEYIRKEEKE
- a CDS encoding transporter substrate-binding domain-containing protein; its protein translation is MKKKLVAVMMCAAMVAMLGVGCGSKSSDDSSSKSETKKTLTEDDIKDSMKGVKLKVGTTGLFGPFSYYDEDGKTLIGYDLDLINDLQDLLGFEIDGGIQAMDYSALTTSLAENKLDMGAAALCATDERKEVMKFSDIYCDSGQVVMVNKSNDEGIKSVDDLKGKKVAVEKGTASHTYASKNLSDADLEVHDTITTAYESLEQKKVDAVIQDGPGANFYIKTTPDSNLEVVGDEFNQGQAPYCVAISKECKYYDEINAAVKVLIKNGTTDELYAKWCE
- a CDS encoding amino acid ABC transporter permease codes for the protein MDMKFLDVLLPMMFEGLKLTVLIAVVGIGIGFLIGSLCGYLLQSKYKVGKAIAEVYIWIIRATPLMVQALYGYFVIPKLVGVDISSTIVGIGVIALNSGAFISEIVKGALMGIDPGQKEAGASLGLTSSQTMLHLIIPPAFKSALPALFNQFITSVKDTALLSAIAVNEITHQAQAYAALSFKAIPTYTALAVFYLIILSILIIVQKQIERKMR
- a CDS encoding amino acid ABC transporter ATP-binding protein, whose amino-acid sequence is MIDMIKISHLSKKFGNLEVLKDINLDIEEGEVVCIIGPSGSGKSTFLRCINQLESPSGGIVEYEGKNLLDKKCDIRKFREEVGMVFQRFNLFPLKTVAENVMMAPVLTKHMNKEEAHEKALELLDKVGLKDKADVYPSTLSGGQQQRVAIARALAMEPKALLFDEPTSALDPELVGDVLDVMKSLAKEGMTMIVVTHEMGFARDVADRVIFMADGYVVEEGKPERIFTAPKERRTQTFLSRILPATA
- a CDS encoding DMT family transporter yields the protein MTKGKPQTTKNNTAQENLTERLERKETVRGTALTIAGGFLWGIAGVFGKYTFEYKGVTATWIVNVRLIIAGIILLTRAYMVQKDGIFRIWKNKRHVLRMLVYGVIGIAGCQMTYYLAVEDSNAGIATVLQYTAPVMIMVLLALKNWKLPGKNEILALILAFGGTVLLATHGNLTQLSVSKTTLIFGLSSAVATIFYNLVPGNLMDIYGTFPMVGWGMLISGIGLTPFVRPWTLVEDITWDWQCIGCIVVVIIFGTVMSFSCYMEGVRLIGGSKASLLASVEPLTATAMSVIFMHVAFSGMDLAGFVGIIAGVIILSLPKKK
- a CDS encoding alanine/glycine:cation symporter family protein, whose product is MLNGLNNIVNFLNGYIWGVGMLVLIVGSGLYFTIRLHGFQFVHFKDMWSRIIDKQDSDSGISAFGSFCTTMAMRVGTGNVAGVAVAIYMGGPGALFWMILAGMTNSAVCFAECTLAVLYKTRIDGQYRGGGAYCAERGLGWKKYGTFMALILMIGTSVFMPAAATYTICDGFHNAIKIPMWVSALIIALILAVVVIGGVKRISAIASMIVPFMVTVYLIAAVVIIVMNITAVPALIKTVVTAAFAKNAVFGGTIGVIIQQGVKRGTFSSASGMGEASPTAAAAETSHPVKQGMANAAGVWLDTVIVCTASGLMILLTDCFNTAGGYVGSGSTELPALAAAGTNGVIFVQLACKTVMGKIAPTFIAIMLALFSFTCLISYYYEAETAAMYLFQGESKAKVRKVVTWIMRIAMPVLIFIWGNLESDIAWNLSDLALGSCTWVNMLIVLLLSPKVIALYKDYEEQMKAKKDPYYNPDKISWSGVDKEMWKDINKKYIENDK
- a CDS encoding IS3 family transposase; translation: MHRLAEYEAIQKLSSTKHYPIDRLCKYLNVTRSAYYRWGKYPKSNNELRNERLSTEIQRIHHQHPDMGYRRIRDELDGHKGIHVNDKRVLRICRKYDIKSNIKWKPKSCTRGDRNPDHIAKNYLHREFHAEKPNEKWLTDVSEFKYYNGIEVHKVYLSAILDLYDRRIVSFKISDHNDNPLVMDTFDEAVRQEPDAHPLVHSDRGFQYTSAQFYTRLKKHHMKQSMSRVAHCIDNGPMEGFWGILKREMYYKQRFNDRSSLITAIANYIDYYNNQRLQRKLHVMTPMKYHEQYTKAA